The sequence ATTTTACACCCCATGCATGTCCAACAAATGACGCCGATCAGATAAGTTCAGACAAATGACTACTTgtctatgtaaaatatatagccATTGTGACAAAATTACATCCCGTGTCATTATAATTCGTAGGCTAgtttatgcaaaataataataataaaataaataaataactagcaCTAAAAAAACGGAGTAGgctaataaaacttgcataaatCATATTTCGCCCTCTCGAGCTATAAGCTACAGGTCCTGTAAAATAGTTCATactcttcaaaataaatgaatgtattaTAGTAAAATGTTTCCATATATCTAGGCAGGCACTCGGGAAAAACGCATAGTTTCCCTGTTACGGAAGTCAAGCATgcagcaatattttatttatttttcattatctcGACATAATTGTTTCTCGGGatctaaacattaaaaaagtagtTGTGTTCataagaaaacaagaaaaaattaaataaaataataatgaatggcCTTTCAAGCTTCcgtactttaaaaaaaacgcCTATCCCGGCTTCCGTACTTTTTTGGTTGGATCGTTATAAACACCTCTCTCAGATAGAAAACACCCCAAAATTGGGAGACGCCCCTCttttgttccgcagagaccTATACTTGGGATTTTATGggccagttagtattttcagcCCATAATGGCGGCTGCGCTACcagagcgccatctagtggctgttacccaaaaagtatcagagtgtcgcctcttgggttctatactTCTatggcagggatggacaactccggtcctggagggccagtgtcctgcagagtttatctccatccctgataaaaactcacttgcctataactttctactaatcctaaagaccttgattagctggttcaggtgtgtttgattagggttggagctaaactctgctggacactggtaCGGTCTAACCCAGCACAATAAGAAGTTTAGTTGTGTCTTCCCATTGGTTCATTGTGTTGATTGCTTCCAGGTGTTTCTTGTTTTGACATTAGTACTTATACCTCATGTTTCCATATAGTCTCTTGTCAAGCTTTGTTCTCTGTATCTGCTGTTTGGTGAGTCTTATGTTCAAGTTTAGTCAATGGCTTGTCTTTTTCCCCCTCATTTTCAGTATTTTGTACTTGTGTTCACCTTCAGTGGCCTGAATGCTAAAATATAATGGTGTTGAAGTGTAATTGTTCAGTAATAATTTGAGGGATAAAATGAGTTTTGAAATCTTGTTTGATTCAGAACAACTTGACTCCTATTTCTGCATTTGTGAGTCTTTTTGTAAATGCCCTGTGTTCATGTTTCTCCTTAAAAGACTTCAAGGGTTTTCCTTCTGTTCACACATTCAACATGTTGGTGCAAAAGCTAATCTGGATCACATGTAAGTACTGCTTTAGAACCAATTCGACTCATGACTTCAGTTGTTTCAACTtgtttctctttttattttcagtgttgCAATTTCTGTGTCAACATGGTAAGGCAACTGACATGTATAATGTGCACTAAATATGGACTTTCAAGTGTAGAACCACTTTCAAGTAGCTAATTGTACTGTCTTCTCATGTTTAGTATCTGCAGGTGCTTCAAAAGCAAAAATGACAACTACAAAAACAATTGTGACCTGTGAAGGAGAATCTGCGGATCTCAAATGTGGTGAGCAATTCAGTCACTTTAACTTGTTTTTGGCCTTTTTGTTCCTAAATCGGTCAGTATGGAAAAAGGAGAATGGGATTATGATGGCTACTTGAAATTTGTCTCCAACCTCATGGAATGTGCTTAAACTACCACAATTTGTTTTtctaatctttttttcttttgacgtCAGATGTGGGGATCATAAAGGTTCTTAAAGCCAGTTATGGGCGGACTGATTGCAAAACGTGTGCTAGTGGGAAACCAGCTGATCAGCTCTCAAATACACGCTGTCTCGCACAGTCATCTCTCTCCACAATGTCCGCTAGGTAAGATTAACAATAGCGTGGGGAAATGGTTTCGGTTTCAGTTCATGCATTATTTGACACGAGCAAGATGCATACTGTCTATATTAAAGCTACTTGTTGTCTGTCCCATGAATCAGGTGTGATGGAACAAAGAGCTGTACTGTTTCTGCAGCGAACTCCGTTTTCTCTGATCCTTGTGTTGGGACTTATAAATACCTGAATGTGACTTATGACTGTGTCCAACCAAGTAAGTAACTTCTTCAAATGTTGGAGTAAAATATAACTTTATAATAAAGGCATGgcaaataattaaaatacatgaaCACTTTAAGGTGACCTTACTAGATGTGTTTAGGGCTGTGcaaaaatcttatttttattaaatttggtCCATTTGATATGGCCTCTCAAAagccacaatttttttttttttttttgtatttccaCAAACATTGAACGCATCTGTATGATGTCATACCTTGCATGTCTTCTCACAATTTGTCTCTGCAGGTGCAGACGCAAAAGCGAATACGAAACCGAACACACAAACAACTAAAACAGCGGTGACCTGTGAAGGCGAATCTGCGGGTCTCACATGTGGTGAGtaactttaattttaagttcaCTTTTTTTTGTCCTGTTCCCAAATGGGTCCATATAAAAAGGGGAACTGGATCATGACGGTGACTTGAACTTTGTCTCCAACCACATGGAATGTGCTCAAACTACCATAATTCTCTTTAACGTCAGATGTGGGATTCATAAAGGTTCTTAAAGCCAATTATGGGCGGACTGATTGCAAAACGTGTGCAAGTGGGAAACCAGCTGATCAGCTCTCAAATACACGTTGTCTCGCACAGTCTTCTCTCTGCACAATGTCCACTCGGTAAGATTAACCGATGGTAGAAAAGTGATAAAATGGTTTCAGTTCATGCATTATTTGACATGCGTAAGATGCATATAATTGGTCTATattaaagctactttttgtccATGAATCAGGTGTGATGGAACACAGAGCTGTACTGTTCCTGCAGTGAACTCCGTTTTCTCTGATCCTTGTGTTGGGACTTATAAATACCTGAATGTGACTTATGACTGTGTCAAATCAAGTAAGTTTCATCAAATGTTTGAgcttaatgtattttattggcCATGCCTTCATTATAAGATTACAAGAACACATTTCAAGGTGACGTTGGGCTACTACATGTATTCCCTAAGGGCTAGgacaaggttttttttcttcttgtatTTCAGCAAACTCAAAACGATGTCAGCTTGACGTTAATCTTGGTCTTCTCCACTAAAGGTGGATCAGCTTGTAAATGAGTTCACGTGATAATTCGTCCATTTAGGCTCAA is a genomic window of Chanodichthys erythropterus isolate Z2021 chromosome 14, ASM2448905v1, whole genome shotgun sequence containing:
- the LOC137036301 gene encoding L-rhamnose-binding lectin CSL3-like; protein product: MLVQKLIWITLLQFLCQHVSAGASKAKMTTTKTIVTCEGESADLKCDVGIIKVLKASYGRTDCKTCASGKPADQLSNTRCLAQSSLSTMSARCDGTKSCTVSAANSVFSDPCVGTYKYLNVTYDCVQPSADAKANTKPNTQTTKTAVTCEGESAGLTCDVGFIKVLKANYGRTDCKTCASGKPADQLSNTRCLAQSSLCTMSTRCDGTQSCTVPAVNSVFSDPCVGTYKYLNVTYDCVKSKEQCNRCQMG